Proteins encoded by one window of Anaerosalibacter sp. Marseille-P3206:
- a CDS encoding Fic/DOC family protein: MSKNYDYSYEWDIKYCYPNSFVLRNKFNITNNEELNIAEMEYTSLSIAEIKDNPIKGDFNLKHLQGIHRHIFRDIYDWAGELRTVNISKGNQFCNYMYITENAERIFSWLKEEHYLIGVDKANIYDKLAYYLGEINVLHPFREGNGRTQRAMIEYLAKVAGYAIDFSNISNVEMIEASIDAFNCDYDKMTRIFGKITKPITKEEQEDFIKKIATKNSPVIKAYNSMIDKKPLD, from the coding sequence ATGAGTAAGAATTATGATTATAGTTATGAGTGGGATATAAAGTATTGTTATCCAAATTCCTTTGTATTAAGGAATAAGTTTAATATTACAAATAATGAAGAACTCAATATAGCTGAAATGGAATATACATCTTTGTCTATAGCAGAAATAAAAGATAATCCAATTAAAGGAGATTTTAATTTAAAACATTTGCAGGGTATACACAGACATATTTTTAGAGATATCTATGATTGGGCAGGAGAACTAAGGACTGTAAATATATCAAAGGGTAATCAATTTTGTAATTACATGTACATTACAGAAAATGCTGAAAGAATATTTTCATGGTTAAAGGAAGAACATTATTTGATAGGAGTAGATAAGGCAAATATATATGATAAACTTGCTTATTATTTAGGAGAAATAAATGTATTACATCCTTTCAGAGAAGGTAATGGTAGAACTCAAAGAGCAATGATTGAATATTTGGCAAAAGTTGCAGGTTATGCAATTGATTTTTCAAATATATCTAATGTAGAAATGATAGAAGCAAGCATTGATGCTTTTAATTGTGATTATGATAAAATGACAAGGATATTTGGGAAGATTACCAAGCCTATTACAAAAGAAGAACAGGAAGATTTTATAAAGAAAATAGCAACTAAAAATAGTCCAGTAATAAAAGCATATAATTCAATGATAGATAAGAAGCCACTTGATTAA
- a CDS encoding Rpn family recombination-promoting nuclease/putative transposase — translation MKIQNPHDKFFKETFGNVEIAKDFLNNYLPENIMNVIDVNTLEPQKDSFINEELQEGFSDMLFRVNINKREGYIYFLFEHKSYTSKGISLQLLKYMIEIWEAKIKKEGINELPMIIPLVIYHGKDNWNIKTTLGELITGYKDLPKEIQKFIPDYEYLIYDLSRYTDEEIKGQAQLRIILTIFRDIFTKDNKGLQESIFRAAEYLQELEDKQTGIEYFETFIKYIFNARANLTKKDVGEIIDKISKTYPEGSELVMTLAEIFRQEGIKQGIEKGMEKGMEKGIQQGERRKSLNYAIKLLTKKFGKLPEDYKEKLNNADIEILDLIIEEIFSLESLDDIDKYL, via the coding sequence ATGAAAATTCAAAATCCACATGATAAATTCTTTAAGGAGACCTTTGGAAATGTAGAAATAGCCAAGGATTTTTTGAATAACTATTTACCTGAAAATATTATGAATGTTATAGATGTAAATACATTAGAGCCACAAAAGGACAGCTTTATAAATGAAGAACTTCAAGAAGGCTTTTCAGATATGCTATTTAGGGTAAATATAAACAAAAGAGAAGGTTATATTTATTTTCTGTTTGAACATAAAAGCTATACTAGCAAAGGCATATCACTTCAACTACTAAAGTATATGATAGAAATTTGGGAAGCAAAAATAAAAAAAGAAGGAATAAATGAACTTCCCATGATAATACCATTAGTAATATATCATGGAAAAGATAACTGGAATATAAAAACTACATTAGGAGAGTTGATAACAGGATATAAAGACCTTCCAAAGGAAATACAAAAGTTTATTCCAGATTATGAATATTTAATCTATGACCTATCAAGATATACAGATGAAGAAATAAAAGGTCAAGCACAACTTAGAATAATACTCACTATATTTAGAGATATATTTACAAAAGATAATAAAGGATTACAAGAATCTATATTTAGAGCGGCAGAATATTTGCAGGAATTAGAAGATAAGCAAACGGGAATAGAGTATTTTGAAACATTTATTAAATATATATTTAATGCAAGAGCAAATCTCACTAAAAAAGATGTTGGCGAGATAATTGATAAAATTAGTAAAACTTATCCAGAAGGGAGTGAACTGGTAATGACTTTGGCTGAGATATTTAGACAAGAAGGAATAAAGCAAGGTATAGAAAAGGGTATGGAAAAGGGTATGGAAAAGGGTATACAACAAGGTGAGCGTAGAAAAAGTCTTAATTATGCAATAAAACTACTGACTAAAAAATTTGGCAAATTACCAGAAGATTATAAAGAAAAATTAAATAATGCAGATATTGAAATATTAGATTTAATAATTGAAGAAATATTTTCATTAGAATCTTTAGATGATATTGATAAATATCTTTAA
- a CDS encoding transposase, which yields MDELPRRKNIRLKNYDYSQVGYYFITICSKDKKSLFWKVGETCGRQFERPPLSNIGEIIDLEINKINSIYENVEINKYVIMPNHIHMIIILYNGNGRSKTVPTISRIIQQFKGSISKQIGFSLWQKSFYDHIIRNEQEYQGIWNYIETNPLKWEDDKYYI from the coding sequence ATGGATGAATTACCACGAAGAAAGAATATTAGATTAAAAAATTATGATTATTCACAAGTAGGATATTATTTTATAACTATATGTAGCAAGGATAAGAAAAGTCTATTTTGGAAAGTAGGGGAGACCTGTGGTCGCCAGTTTGAAAGACCACCATTATCAAATATAGGAGAAATTATTGATTTAGAAATAAATAAAATTAATTCTATTTATGAAAATGTTGAAATCAACAAATATGTTATTATGCCCAATCATATACATATGATTATTATATTATATAATGGAAACGGACGGTCAAAGACCGTCCCTACAATATCTCGTATTATCCAGCAATTTAAAGGTTCTATCTCTAAACAGATTGGCTTTTCATTATGGCAAAAATCATTCTATGACCATATAATCAGAAATGAACAAGAATACCAAGGAATATGGAATTACATAGAAACAAATCCATTGAAATGGGAAGATGATAAATATTATATTTAA
- a CDS encoding DUF2281 domain-containing protein, producing the protein MDTAKQILLKLIDEIPENQIHELIDFIGYLKIKNERDMFKELEEASKSSMDFWDNDIDDEVWNNV; encoded by the coding sequence ATGGACACTGCTAAACAAATATTATTAAAACTAATAGATGAAATTCCAGAAAATCAAATACATGAATTAATAGATTTTATAGGTTATTTGAAAATAAAAAATGAGAGGGATATGTTTAAAGAGTTAGAAGAGGCAAGTAAAAGTAGTATGGATTTTTGGGATAATGATATAGATGATGAGGTATGGAATAATGTATAA
- the rlmH gene encoding 23S rRNA (pseudouridine(1915)-N(3))-methyltransferase RlmH: MNITIIGVGKIKEKFMQEAIKEYSKRLSRYCNLKIIEVPDEKAPENLSDKEMELIKQREGEKILSKIPTNSHAIALAIEGKSLSSEDFSKKIDELGLSGVGDISFVIGGSLGLSKEVLARSDFKLSFSKMTFPHQMMRLILLEQVYRAFRISKGEPYHK, encoded by the coding sequence ATGAATATTACAATAATCGGAGTAGGAAAAATCAAAGAAAAGTTTATGCAAGAAGCTATAAAAGAATATTCAAAGAGGCTATCAAGGTATTGTAATTTAAAAATAATAGAAGTACCAGATGAAAAGGCACCGGAAAATTTAAGTGATAAAGAAATGGAACTGATCAAACAAAGAGAGGGAGAAAAAATATTATCAAAGATTCCAACTAATTCCCATGCAATTGCATTAGCTATAGAAGGGAAAAGTCTATCTAGTGAAGATTTTTCAAAGAAGATAGATGAATTAGGATTAAGTGGAGTTGGAGATATAAGTTTTGTCATAGGAGGCTCCCTAGGACTTTCAAAAGAAGTCCTAGCTAGAAGCGACTTCAAACTCTCCTTTTCAAAGATGACATTTCCTCATCAGATGATGAGGTTGATATTACTTGAGCAAGTATACAGAGCATTTCGCATAAGTAAAGGTGAACCGTATCATAAGTAG